Proteins from one Catalinimonas alkaloidigena genomic window:
- a CDS encoding chloride channel protein — protein sequence MKIEGVLTQVLIWRLRHVSNRNFILILGSLIGVLAGVVAVTLKAAVHFVQEALELRFGFAHSFNFLFPFVGLLITYLLSTYILHDRPGHGITDILFSIAQRSSIIARTRMYSHMIMSVFTVGFGGSAGLEAPSVLTGSALGSNIGRLMHINSKKRTLLIGCGAAGAISGIFNAPVAGVIFSIEVILAEVSLGAFIPLLLASVFASLVNHTLADPSIQFYFQINEGFVVEHFPFYSFMGIACGFVAVMFRQIVTRSETLITRFTHPFVRLLVGALGLSVVVLAFPAVYGEGYDMISSLLTGDISVLHFDTSLFGRWGDAYPWLLVLFMLLLIIMKTVATGLTLGAGGSGGTFGPSLVIGGLTGFFFSRLLNYVWGEAPVPEANLIMTGMCAMMSGVQYAPLTAIFMIAEVTGGYALFVPLMIVSALAYTTASLFEPYSIYTKRLIERGQLLRHDKDKQVLSVMKIRKLIEKDLLPVNRDSSLGDILKLVTLSKRNIFPVLDAERRLVGIITLDDFRKIMFDEEAQRTVFARDLMHSPPAEVGSDENMATVMEKFERTGAWNLPVIDDGKYVGFLSKSRIFNAYRGQLIRQNRE from the coding sequence ATGAAAATAGAAGGGGTGCTTACCCAGGTGCTGATCTGGCGCTTACGACACGTTTCCAACCGAAATTTCATCCTCATTCTGGGCAGTCTGATTGGGGTTTTGGCGGGAGTCGTGGCCGTCACCCTGAAGGCCGCCGTACACTTTGTGCAGGAAGCGCTCGAGCTGCGTTTCGGGTTTGCCCATTCATTCAATTTCCTTTTTCCGTTCGTCGGGTTGCTGATCACCTACCTGCTCAGTACCTACATTTTGCACGACCGTCCCGGCCACGGCATTACCGACATTCTGTTCAGCATTGCGCAGCGTTCCAGCATCATCGCGCGGACGCGCATGTACTCCCACATGATCATGAGTGTGTTTACCGTGGGGTTCGGCGGATCGGCCGGACTGGAGGCCCCGAGTGTTCTGACCGGCTCGGCGCTGGGGTCCAACATTGGGCGGCTGATGCACATCAATTCCAAGAAACGCACGCTGTTGATCGGGTGCGGGGCGGCGGGAGCCATCTCGGGTATTTTTAACGCGCCCGTCGCGGGCGTCATCTTCAGCATCGAAGTCATTCTGGCGGAAGTTTCGCTCGGTGCTTTCATTCCGCTGCTGCTGGCCTCCGTGTTTGCTTCGCTGGTGAACCACACGCTCGCCGATCCGTCCATTCAGTTCTACTTTCAGATCAACGAAGGGTTTGTGGTCGAGCATTTTCCGTTCTACTCGTTCATGGGCATTGCCTGCGGCTTTGTGGCGGTGATGTTCCGGCAGATCGTGACCCGTTCCGAAACGCTAATCACCCGGTTTACGCATCCGTTCGTACGCCTGCTGGTGGGTGCTTTGGGGCTCAGCGTCGTGGTGCTGGCATTTCCGGCGGTGTATGGGGAAGGATACGACATGATCTCGTCTTTACTGACGGGCGACATCAGTGTGCTGCACTTCGACACGTCGCTGTTCGGCCGTTGGGGCGACGCCTATCCCTGGCTGCTGGTGCTGTTTATGCTGCTGCTGATCATCATGAAGACGGTCGCTACGGGCCTGACGCTGGGGGCCGGGGGAAGCGGGGGGACGTTTGGCCCTTCGTTGGTCATTGGCGGGCTGACGGGTTTTTTCTTCTCGCGGCTGCTCAACTACGTCTGGGGCGAGGCACCGGTGCCGGAGGCGAACCTGATCATGACGGGCATGTGCGCGATGATGAGTGGCGTGCAGTATGCGCCGCTGACGGCCATCTTTATGATCGCCGAAGTGACGGGGGGCTACGCGCTGTTTGTACCGCTGATGATTGTCTCGGCGCTGGCCTACACCACGGCCAGTCTGTTCGAGCCGTATTCGATCTACACCAAACGGCTGATCGAGCGCGGGCAACTGCTGCGCCACGACAAAGACAAGCAGGTACTGAGCGTGATGAAAATCCGCAAACTGATCGAGAAAGACCTGTTGCCGGTGAACCGCGACTCGTCGCTGGGCGACATTCTGAAGCTGGTGACCCTTTCGAAGCGCAACATTTTTCCCGTGCTGGATGCCGAACGGCGGCTGGTGGGCATCATCACCCTCGACGATTTTCGGAAGATCATGTTCGATGAAGAAGCGCAGCGGACCGTCTTCGCCCGCGACCTGATGCATTCGCCGCCGGCCGAAGTGGGTTCCGACGAAAATATGGCGACGGTGATGGAAAAGTTTGAACGGACCGGAGCCTGGAACCTGCCGGTGATCGACGACGGCAAATACGTCGGCTTTTTGTCGAAGTCCCGCATTTTCAACGCCTACCGCGGGCAGCTCATCCGGCAGAACCGCGAATAG
- a CDS encoding MDR family MFS transporter: MQSSDTSSVDFQPTRETYYTLFGILVALFLGALDQTIVATALPSIVADLRGLDRYAWVATSYLVASTVLVPIYGKLADMYSRRKIELSAITLFLTGSVLCGLAGEFGTLPLLGDGMNQLIIFRAIQGLGGAGLFGMAFIIIADLFPPAVRGKYQGYVGATFGISSVLGPWVGGLLTDYGGAIVPGIAGWRWVFYVNLPFGALALWFIITRMPPLLPSGKRLRFDYLSALFLVLGLVPLVLFVQLDARLLAWTSPWRWALLAGAVAGMGLFYGRSRRSPNPILEFSLFRNPVFARSNLALFLLGAAFLALGIFLPLFMVNVLGVSATRAGVSLIPLSLGVVSGSVLSGQLVSRFGHYRRWMLIGIALLVVGTLLLSQLTPDIAYWRVTLYMLICGLGIGPSMPLYTLAIQNAVERPQIGQATSASQFFRQIGGAIGTALMGMVLATTLASAGVMEGGFSTESNAPTTAEAPAPAESPTTPAFVQEAFTRAITRIYLYVAFIVVAGGLVTFTIPELELRKTNAAPAR, translated from the coding sequence ATGCAATCTTCCGATACCTCCTCTGTCGACTTCCAGCCTACGCGCGAAACGTACTATACCTTGTTCGGCATTTTGGTAGCGCTCTTTTTGGGTGCTCTCGACCAGACCATCGTCGCAACCGCGTTGCCCAGCATCGTGGCCGACCTGCGCGGCCTGGATCGGTACGCCTGGGTGGCGACCTCCTACCTGGTCGCCTCGACGGTGCTGGTGCCCATCTATGGCAAGCTAGCCGACATGTACAGCCGTCGGAAAATTGAACTGAGCGCCATTACCTTGTTTCTAACAGGATCGGTGCTGTGCGGACTGGCGGGCGAATTCGGGACGCTGCCTCTGCTGGGCGACGGTATGAACCAGCTCATCATCTTTCGCGCGATTCAGGGACTGGGCGGAGCCGGTCTGTTCGGCATGGCCTTCATCATCATCGCCGACCTGTTTCCGCCGGCGGTGCGCGGCAAATATCAGGGATACGTCGGCGCTACGTTCGGCATTTCGAGCGTGTTGGGGCCGTGGGTGGGCGGCTTGCTCACGGACTACGGCGGTGCGATTGTACCGGGCATTGCGGGATGGCGCTGGGTGTTTTACGTGAATCTACCGTTCGGCGCCCTGGCGCTGTGGTTCATCATCACCCGCATGCCGCCCCTGTTGCCCTCGGGCAAACGCCTGCGGTTCGATTACCTGTCGGCCCTATTTCTGGTGCTTGGGCTGGTGCCGCTGGTGCTGTTTGTGCAACTCGACGCGCGTCTGCTGGCCTGGACGTCGCCCTGGCGCTGGGCATTGCTGGCGGGTGCCGTAGCGGGGATGGGGCTGTTCTACGGACGATCGCGTCGGTCGCCTAATCCCATTCTGGAGTTTTCCTTGTTTCGCAATCCGGTGTTCGCGCGCTCCAACCTGGCGCTTTTCCTGTTGGGGGCCGCCTTTCTGGCGCTGGGCATTTTCCTGCCGCTGTTCATGGTCAACGTGTTGGGGGTGTCTGCCACCCGGGCGGGGGTGAGCCTCATTCCGCTTTCGCTGGGAGTGGTGAGCGGGTCGGTACTGTCGGGGCAACTGGTCTCCCGCTTTGGGCATTACCGCCGCTGGATGCTGATCGGCATTGCGCTGTTGGTGGTGGGGACGCTGTTGCTCTCGCAACTTACGCCCGACATTGCCTACTGGCGCGTCACGCTCTACATGCTGATCTGTGGCTTGGGCATCGGGCCTTCCATGCCGCTCTACACCCTGGCCATTCAGAATGCCGTCGAGCGGCCGCAGATCGGGCAGGCCACCAGCGCCAGTCAGTTTTTCCGGCAGATCGGCGGGGCCATCGGGACGGCGCTCATGGGCATGGTGCTGGCGACCACGCTGGCCAGTGCGGGGGTGATGGAAGGCGGTTTTTCCACCGAAAGCAATGCGCCGACAACGGCCGAGGCCCCTGCACCGGCTGAATCGCCTACTACGCCAGCATTTGTACAAGAAGCCTTCACCCGCGCCATCACACGCATCTACCTCTACGTAGCCTTCATTGTGGTGGCGGGTGGACTGGTCACCTTCACCATTCCCGAACTGGAATTGCGCAAGACGAATGCCGCTCCGGCGCGGTAA